From the genome of Nitrospinaceae bacterium:
ACCGTCCCGTCAGGATGGTAGGAATCCCTTAACGTATCCCAATCCCCATGGTCTCGGGAATAACAGGCAGCGGCGACCACCTCTTGGATTTCGAATTTGTCGAGCATATTCTGTAGTCTTTCAGGATCAGGCATTACGATTCTCCCGCTTTGAATTTACCAAATACAATTGCCGTTCACATCTCATTATCATTCAAGTTCACGCAAACCGGCCCCCATTCGAACCAGTTCGTCGGATGGAGGCCGGTCGTATGGTTCTTTATGCGGGGTTTTCACGGCTCAATCGACTGGGCCGCTTATCCATTCATCCCCACACGCGATTTTTATTTCTCCAGATAGGCTTTCCGCCAATAGATCCGCTCGCCGGGATGAACAATTATGCCCTTGAGCTTACTGGATTTTCCGACGAGCATGACTTCCTGCTTGAAGAAGACCCAGGGTGGATTATCCATCAACATCTTCGTCGCTTTCAGATAAAGCGCCTTGCGGGCAGCCGGATCGGTAAGCTGCCGCGCCTTAACGACGATTTTCTCGTAGGCGGGGTTCTTGTAGCGTGAGTAGTTTCCGCTTTTGCCAAAATTCTTGGAGTGTAATTTCTGGTACATGACCATATCGGCGTCACCCGTGGAGGCGCCCCAGCCATAAAAATACATAGGCGCTTTTCCGTTCCGAATAGTCGGTGCAACCAGACCCCACGATCCCGTGCGGAGTTTCACCCTGACCCCGACCTTGGCCAGTTGCGCCTGGATGGCCTCGGAGGCCACCTTATCCATCGTATATCGACCGGTCGGATGCCAGAACTCCGTTTCGAAACCGTTCGGAAAGCCCGCCTGCTTTAGGAGGGCCTTGGCCTTCGCGGGATTGTAGCTGTACCCCATTTCCTCGAATTTTGGATCGTAGCCCCAGACTTTTGGCCCAAAGGGCCCCCGGATGGGCCTGCCCACCCCGAGCATCACCTTCTCGACAATGGTCTTGTTGTCGATGGCGTAGTTCATCGCCTTGCGGACAAGGGGATTGTCGAAGGGTTTTATCTGGTTGTTCATTCCGATGAATATAATCCGGAACAACTCACCTTTTATCAGGTTCAGCTTGGGATCTTTTCTCACCTCGTTGATCTGCGCAGGAGGCAGGAACATCGCCAGCTGGGCCTGCCCGGAACGAAGCTGAAGAACTCGCGTCGTGGCCTCCGGAACCAGCCGGAATTCCAAGATATCAATTTTCGGCTTGCCATCCCAGTAGTTGGGGTTGGCCCGCAAGCGAATGTATTCTCCCGGCTCCCATTTATCGAAAATAAAGGGCCCCGTTCCAACGGGGTTGCGGCGAAAATTTTTCCCGTATTTCTTGATCGCCGTGGGGCTGCCGATGGCGCCAACCGGAGTACCCAGGTTCAAAAGGATGGGCGCGTAGGCGAATTTGAGCTTCATCTCGACGGTATGGTCGTCGATCACGTTGACCTCTTTGATCATCGTAATCCATTTTCTCAGGCGCGCGCGCTTATGGCCAATCGTACGCTCAAGACTGAATTTTACGGCGGCCGCGTTGAAAGGCGTACCGTCGTGGAACTTCACTCCCTTCCGGAGTTTGAAAACGAGTGTTTTGGGATCGACAAATTTCCAGGACTCGGCGAGCCGGCCCTCGATGGTGCCGTCCAGACGGTGGAAAGTGAGAGAATCGTAAAGACTCGTCTGCATGTTGAGGTCGGCCGAGCCCGCAGGATGAAGCGCGTTGTCGAGACTCTTGGGTTCAGCTCCGTGGATCCATACCACCTTAGACTGTGCCTGGGCCGGACTGGCAGGCAAGGCGAGCGCGAAAGCGCACACAATTGCCGCGAAAACAAACTTCTTAAAGGTCAAGCATCGCATCTTTTGTATCCTCCCCATGGGAAATTCAAGAATGTATCCTTCGAGCCCGTTCACCAGGGAATGAAACAAAACCCTTGGCAACAGCTTTTCTTTCCGAAGTGAAACGAACTCAGTTTCCATACTATTCATTTGTAGGTGTTAAAAATAAATTTAATCTTTGCGGCCGAATAAAGCAAACTGGCTCCGAGCCAGAGAGGGGTGATTTCAGAGTTTAGCCCTGTTCGTTTTTTTGCGCCCGAAGGTCCTTTGCCCTGTAGGCCCATGGAGATTCACTTCTGGCACACAATAGCAAAATTCAGAACCATGCTGCAGTTCCCCTCCAGAGAACAATCAAACTGCCGCGAAATTCGTTTCGTCCGCCGAGCACGGCAACCGTGAAAGCTCTCTCGCGGGAAGCGATCATTTTTCTGCGCTTTGTTTACCAGCTCCCATAAGTATATAATGAAATCGACTTTACAAAACTTGTCGTTTTCTTTACAAAACTTATCTGTTTTATGGTGCTTCCCTTGTAATAGAGGCAGCGAAGAAAAATATCGGCGTATGCATGGTTTCCGTCAAACAAAACGATGACGCCTATTCGGTTCGCAGGCGCGTTTTTGGTACGGAACTTTTGAGGAGTTGGAATGCTCGAGTACATTGGCAGAAGAATGCTCCTGCTCATCCCCGTTCTCTTCGGTGTATCGCTGGTCATTTTCCTCTCTATCCGCCTGGTCCCGGGCGACCCGGCCGAAGCGATGGCGGGAGAATTCGCCGATCCGGAATACGTAGCCGAAATCCGCCGCATATATGGCCTCGATAAACCCATTCACATTCAATACATCAAATACATGAAACGCGCCCTGCAGGGAGACCTGGGCACATCGATCCTCTCGGACCGTCCCGTCTTAGGCGAGGTGACCAAGCGGTTCGGCAATACCCTTAAGCTCGCTTCCTGGGCCATGCTCCTGGCCACCATTCTCGGATTGGGGGCGGGCGTCATATCCGCCACGAATCCTTACTCAAAATTCGATTACGGGAGTATGACCGGCGCCCTTATAGGGATATCCATGCCTTCATTTTGGCTCGGGCTGCTCCTCATGGGAACGTTCTCGGTGCATTTCCGGTGGCTGCCCGCCGGGGGAAGCGGCACCGCGATGCATCTCATCATGCCGGTGGTCACACTTGGAATCACCGGCGCGGGGATCATCGCGCGAATGACGCGAAACACCATGCTCGAAATTATCAATAGCGAATACGTCATTACGGCCCGCTCCAAGGGTTTGTCGGAGACCAAGGTAAATTACGCCCATGCCCTGAAGAATGCGATGCTTCCGGTCATCACGGTTGTCGGCCTTCAATCGGGCTATCTACTGGGAGGCTCGGTCATCACGGAATCCGTATTTGCATGGCCCGGTCTGGGCCGCTACATCGTGGAGGCCATCAAGCTGCGCGACTATGCCGCAGTGCAGGGCTCTCTTTTGTTTTTCGCCCTGACGTTCGCCTTCGTTAATTTGCTAGTGGACATTCTCTACGCGGTATTGAATCCGCGCGTTCGCTACGGGAACTCGAAATAATGAGCCAATCGGTCGTAGCCACCCCCGCGTCTTTTGTTGAAGACGACCCCCAGAGTAGCCCCTGGAAGCTTTTCTGGAATCTTCTTCGCAAACATAAGGTCGCACTGGCCGGGGGCATCTTCGTTCTCCTGTTCATCGTCGTGTCCCTGTCGGCGCCTCTCATTGCTCCCTACAACCCAATCCTGACCGACCTTGATCAGGCCCTCAAGGCGCCCTCCTTCTCCCATCCCTTTGGAACCGATCATTTTGGACGCGATGTGATGAGCCGCATAATTTACGGGGCGAGAACCTCGCTTTTAATTGGAGTGTTTTCGGTTTTAATCGCTGCCGCCGGAGGAATCCTGCTGGGGTTGCTCGGCGGCTATTTCACCGGCTGGACAGACACTCTCATCATGCGGGGGATGGACATCATGCTCACCTTCCCGCGCATATTGCTGTCCATCCTCTTGATCGCCATCATCGGAACGGGAATGACAAACATCATGCTGGCGGTCGGGCTTTTTGCCATCCCCACCTATGCCAGACTGGTCCGAAGCATGGTCCTTGTCCTCAAAGAAACTGAATTCGTCGAATCCGCACGGGCCGTGGGCAGCACGAACCAGCGGGTACTTTTCCGGCATATTTTTCCGGGAACTCTCGGCCCCATCGTCGTTCAGTCCACGTTTCTGATCGCCACCTCGATCCGGGTGGCCTCAGGTCTCAGCTTTTTGGGCATCGGCGTTCCGCCCCCCACCCCCGAATGGGGAACCATGCTGGCCGACGCCCGCTCATACATGGCGCTGGCGCCGCACCTAATCACCATCCCCGGATTATCGCTAATGGCAGTCGTACTCTCTTTCAATTTACTGGGGGACGGGCTTCGCGACGCCCTTGATCCAAGGCAAATGAAATAAGTTTTAGTCTCCCGGGCCCCCCGAATTTTCAGGCGGTGGCGAAAGCGAAGCGCAACGGCTCCGAATATATAATTCTGCTAGATCCGGTGGTTCCTGAATACGATTCATAGCCGCTCGATGCGCAGGGATTTTGAAATGCCATCTGGGTGATGAAGAACTGGAGATTGGAGGCGGTCGGAGCGCTCATATCCCATCTCGCCTTCATCACCATCTATAGCCAATCACCCTAGCTATCCGGCACATCGGCACCTACCGCCTACCGCGAGGCGGGTTTTAAAGGGAGGCCTGAAAAGAAAATCGATACCCTAATAAATATCCCATCATTTTTCCGAATTGGGGCGTTGCCTGGCAAGATGGAGCGCTGCCGCGAAAGGAGTACCCATGGACTTTACCCTCACCGATGAACATCGCGCCCTACAGCAGATGGCCCACGACTTTGCGGAAAAGGAGATCCGCCCCATCTCGGCCGAGCGGGACCTCATTCCCGACCCCAAGGAAACCTTCGATTGGGAAATCATCAAGAAAGGCTCCGCCCTGGGGTTGAGAACTCTCGCTGTCCCGGAACAATTCGGGGGCCCTGGTGTGGACAAACTGGGGCAGGTTCTTGTTATTCTGGAGCTGGCCCGAGTGGACGGGGCCATATCCAAAACCTTCAGCCAAAACTGGAAGTTCACACCCTTCCTCACCCAACTAGCAAACGACGAGCAGCGCGAGCGCTTCCTGACTCCTTTTCTGGAAAACGACACCTTCATGCTGGCCTCGGCGGGAACCGAGCCCGACGCCGGCTCTGATAACCGCATGCCCCCCGATGACCCCAAGGCGGGATATAGAACATCGGGCGTCCGGGACGGCGACGATTGGGTCATCAACGGGATGAAACACTTCATCGCCAACGGCGGGGTGGCCTCGCTCTACTTCACCCTGGTTCGAACCGACTTCTCTGTTCCGGTTAACCGGGGGACCACCATGCTGATGGTGCCCTCCGACACTCCCGGTTTCAGTATCGGTAGGACCCATAATAAGATCGGATGGAGATTTTACCAGAACGCCGAGCTCATCTACGAAAACTGCCGCGTCCCCGACGCCAACCGTATCCTCGAGGTGAACGAGGGGAGGAGCAACAAGCGGATGGGGATAGCCTCCTTCAACGACGAGGAGCTTTCCGCGAACGCCCTCGGAATTGCACAGGCGGCCTTTGAACATGCTCTCGATCATGCCCGGAACCGTGTTCAGGGCGGCAAACCCATCATCGAACACCAGGCGATCGCCCTCAAATTGGCCGACATGTATATGCGGCTGGAAGCGGGCCGAAACTATCTTTTCAAGGTGGTGGCGGGCGAGAAAGATAACGACAGCGACTTCGAGGGGGCCTCGAAACAGCTTCTCAAGACTTTTGCCACCGAGGTGGTCCAGAGCGTCACGAAAAACGCAGTCGAGATTTTCGGAGGCATGGGCGTCATGCGCGATGCGCCGGTGGAAAAGCTCATGCGCGATGCAAGCATCTTCACCCACCTGGCAGGCGATTCCGTCCAGATACTAAAAGCAGCCAAAAAACTCGGGTAAAAGAGCAAAGGGAAAAGAGGGCTGCACTTGTTGGGCGAAGTGAATCGCCTTGCAAGCTAGCCTCTTGAGATGGAATATTAAAAGCGAATCAACCACCTGTTATCTTATTGCGAATACAAAGCAGGAGACTCCGGCATGAACGCAACCGAGCGTGTGGCGAAATTCATCGTGGAAACCCGTCTGGAGAATATTCCGGACCATGTCTTAAATGCGGCGAAAACCTCGATAAAGGACACAGTGGGCGTCTCCCTCGCCGCCTCTCTGGAGCCAGTGGCTAAAACCATCACCGACTACGTACGCGGCATATCGGAATCGGGCTCCGCCACTGTCATAGGAAAAGGGATGAAGACAGCCCCCTCCTGTGCGGCACTCGCCAACGGCACCCTCGGCCATGCGCTCGACTTCGACGATACGAACTGGTCGATGTCCGGACACACCAGCGTGGCTGTGCTTCCTGCCGCTCTGGCACAGGGC
Proteins encoded in this window:
- a CDS encoding ABC transporter permease, yielding MSQSVVATPASFVEDDPQSSPWKLFWNLLRKHKVALAGGIFVLLFIVVSLSAPLIAPYNPILTDLDQALKAPSFSHPFGTDHFGRDVMSRIIYGARTSLLIGVFSVLIAAAGGILLGLLGGYFTGWTDTLIMRGMDIMLTFPRILLSILLIAIIGTGMTNIMLAVGLFAIPTYARLVRSMVLVLKETEFVESARAVGSTNQRVLFRHIFPGTLGPIVVQSTFLIATSIRVASGLSFLGIGVPPPTPEWGTMLADARSYMALAPHLITIPGLSLMAVVLSFNLLGDGLRDALDPRQMK
- a CDS encoding acyl-CoA dehydrogenase, with translation MDFTLTDEHRALQQMAHDFAEKEIRPISAERDLIPDPKETFDWEIIKKGSALGLRTLAVPEQFGGPGVDKLGQVLVILELARVDGAISKTFSQNWKFTPFLTQLANDEQRERFLTPFLENDTFMLASAGTEPDAGSDNRMPPDDPKAGYRTSGVRDGDDWVINGMKHFIANGGVASLYFTLVRTDFSVPVNRGTTMLMVPSDTPGFSIGRTHNKIGWRFYQNAELIYENCRVPDANRILEVNEGRSNKRMGIASFNDEELSANALGIAQAAFEHALDHARNRVQGGKPIIEHQAIALKLADMYMRLEAGRNYLFKVVAGEKDNDSDFEGASKQLLKTFATEVVQSVTKNAVEIFGGMGVMRDAPVEKLMRDASIFTHLAGDSVQILKAAKKLG
- a CDS encoding ABC transporter permease, giving the protein MLEYIGRRMLLLIPVLFGVSLVIFLSIRLVPGDPAEAMAGEFADPEYVAEIRRIYGLDKPIHIQYIKYMKRALQGDLGTSILSDRPVLGEVTKRFGNTLKLASWAMLLATILGLGAGVISATNPYSKFDYGSMTGALIGISMPSFWLGLLLMGTFSVHFRWLPAGGSGTAMHLIMPVVTLGITGAGIIARMTRNTMLEIINSEYVITARSKGLSETKVNYAHALKNAMLPVITVVGLQSGYLLGGSVITESVFAWPGLGRYIVEAIKLRDYAAVQGSLLFFALTFAFVNLLVDILYAVLNPRVRYGNSK